Part of the Catalinimonas alkaloidigena genome is shown below.
CCGGGAAGCTCAAAGACGGTACCGTTTTTGACTCTTCCCTGCAACGCAATGAACCATTAGAGTTTACTCTGGGCCAGGGAAATATGATTGCTGGTTTTGAGAAAGCCGTTGATGGGATGCAAGTAGGCGATTCTACGGTGGCTGATATTCCAGTGGCTGAAGCTTACGGAGAAGTACGGGATGATATGATTCTGGAAGTTCCTAAAAAGGATGTTCCTGAAAACATTACTCCTGAAGTAGGGCAGCGTCTTGCTGTTCAGCAAAAAGATGGACAATCTATTCCGGTTACAATTTCAAAAGTTTCAGAAGAAAGCATTACGCTGGATGCTAACCATCCTCTTGCAGGCAAAGACCTGGTATTTGAGATCGAGCTTTTAGAGATTAAATAAATAATAATTTATTTTTTAGAATTCTGAGGCCTGTACATTGTGTACAGGCCTCTTTTTTTAAAAAAAAATTGGGAAACATTGAACAAATGCCAAACATAGATGTTTTTCTATCGTATGTGATAGTATTACTATTTTTTTACATAGTTTAACTAATGAACAATCAACAGATCCCGGAAATTCTAAGCAGCTTTGGGAAAATACTGAAGCATGAGCCCTTGCCTCATGCCAGTGGTGACGCTCATCAAAATTTCAGATCCTATAAGCCAGATGAGGTCAATGATTTTATTTATGATCTCACAGAAGCAGGAAATCGCAATCGTCTGGTGTTTATGCCCAACACCATTGGAGTTGATGAACTACAAGGTTTTTTGGATGAGTTAGAATTTCCGGTTCTTTTTTTTATCAGTGAAAATGGTAGCATAAGACCCGTGATGTTCTGGTTGGGAAAAGATGCATTAGAAGCCAAGCTGTTTACTGATGATGGGTACAAAGCATATGAGGAGGCAACTGCTTTGAGGGATGAAGCTTTTTATCAAGATGCCCATGGACAGGTGGTGTTTCTGACAGTTTTTCCTTATCGGAGTATGGTAAGCGAGGATAATGAAACTTCTGATGAGCATCTTAGTCCTCTGAAGCGTTTGCTAAACCTGCTTGGTACCGAGCGGAGAGATATTTGGTATATATATATATATGCGGTAGCAGTAGGAATAATCAGTTTATCATTGCCACTAGGTACACAGGCTATCGTAGGTTTTATTTCCGGTGGCATGTGGTTTAATTCCGTCGTGCTGCTGATAAGCCTGGTAGTAATAGGAGTATTGGTAGCGGGAGGCTTACAAATTATGCAGATTTCTATGGTAGAAGTTCTGCAAAGAAGAATTTTTGCGAAAGCTTCATTTGAGTTTGCCTATCGTATCCCGCGAATCCGAAGCGAGGCCTTGTTTAACTACCATGCCCCCGAGTTAATCAACCGCTTTTTTGATATCATGACAATACAAAAAGGCTTACCTAAACTATTGATTGATCTTTCTACTGCTGTACTTCAGATATTTTTCAGCCTGATTCTCTTGTCTTTTTACCATCCTTTCTTTGTTTTTTTCGGCCTCTTGCTGGTAGCTATCCTTGTCACTATTTTTTACATTACAGGACCCAAAGGACTTAAATCATCCATAGTAGAGTCCAAGTATAAGTACAAAGTTGCTTTTTGGCTGGAAGAATTGGCCCGTACCATTGGCTCATTCAAAATAGCAGGTACTACCCAGTTACCTATGAAAAAGGCAGATTTTAACATCAACAATTACTTAAAATATCGTAAAGAACATTTTAGTGTACTTATCAAGCAGTTTTCTTATGTAGTGATTTTCAAAACCTTCATTACAGGGGGCTTGCTGATACTGGGTACCCTATTGGTAATAGACCGTCAGATTACGCTGGGACAGTTTGTGGCTTCTGAGATTATCATCGTCCTGATTTTGGGAGCTGTAGAAAAAATTATCCTTAATATGGATACCGTTTACGATATGCTTACCGCAGTGGATAAGATAGGACATGTGACTGACTTGCCTCTAGAGAAAAATGAAGGTATTAAGCTCCCTGCAAATTATTTTGAAAACGGAATTAATATCAACATAAAAAACCTGAGTTACACTTATCCGGGAGGTAAAAAAGCAGCGCTGAAGAATATCAATCTTAGCATCAAAGCAGGGGAGAAGCTGTGCATAGCAGGTTATCATAGCGGAGGAAAATCAACGCTGGCAAACATTATTGATGGTATCTATCAGTCGTATGATGGTATTGTAACATTCAACCAGCTCTCATTGAGAGACGTAGACCTGAATACACTAAGAGACCATATAGCTAAAAACGTATCACAGGATGATATTTTTGATGGGACAGTACTGGATAATGTGACAGTGGGTAAACCACGCTCAGATTATAGCACTGCCATCAAAGCAATTGATGAAGTGGGTATAAGTGATGAAGTAAATCAGTGGCCAGATGGCCTGCATACCAATCTGGTAAGCGGAGGAAAAAACATCTCCACCTCTACTGCTCATAAGCTCACTCTGGCACGCTGTGTTGCAAAAAATCCCAAAGTAATCATCCTTAACGACTTTTTTCAATTTTTTGAAGGAGCCGAGAAATTGAAACTTATCAAATACCTTACTAGTTCAGAACATACATGGACTTTACTGCTGGTTTCCAACGACCCGATGATCATGAAGTACTGTGATAGAGTTATCATTATGAAAGACGGAGAGATAGTTTCTGAAGGCCAATATGAGGAATTAAGTGCAGATCATCATTTACAAGAAGTAGTAGTAAACGAATAATCGTATTGATATGAGCAATATGTTTAGCACTGATAAGACAGGTGCTACAAAAGATATCTGGTTGGGTACTAGCATGTCATCCCGGCTGGAGTCTATGAAAGTGCTGGAATCTCCCAGAGCAGGAAGAGTACTGGCCCGTTGGATA
Proteins encoded:
- a CDS encoding FKBP-type peptidyl-prolyl cis-trans isomerase, whose translation is MTVAKNGNTVKVHYTGKLKDGTVFDSSLQRNEPLEFTLGQGNMIAGFEKAVDGMQVGDSTVADIPVAEAYGEVRDDMILEVPKKDVPENITPEVGQRLAVQQKDGQSIPVTISKVSEESITLDANHPLAGKDLVFEIELLEIK
- a CDS encoding peptidase domain-containing ABC transporter, coding for MNNQQIPEILSSFGKILKHEPLPHASGDAHQNFRSYKPDEVNDFIYDLTEAGNRNRLVFMPNTIGVDELQGFLDELEFPVLFFISENGSIRPVMFWLGKDALEAKLFTDDGYKAYEEATALRDEAFYQDAHGQVVFLTVFPYRSMVSEDNETSDEHLSPLKRLLNLLGTERRDIWYIYIYAVAVGIISLSLPLGTQAIVGFISGGMWFNSVVLLISLVVIGVLVAGGLQIMQISMVEVLQRRIFAKASFEFAYRIPRIRSEALFNYHAPELINRFFDIMTIQKGLPKLLIDLSTAVLQIFFSLILLSFYHPFFVFFGLLLVAILVTIFYITGPKGLKSSIVESKYKYKVAFWLEELARTIGSFKIAGTTQLPMKKADFNINNYLKYRKEHFSVLIKQFSYVVIFKTFITGGLLILGTLLVIDRQITLGQFVASEIIIVLILGAVEKIILNMDTVYDMLTAVDKIGHVTDLPLEKNEGIKLPANYFENGININIKNLSYTYPGGKKAALKNINLSIKAGEKLCIAGYHSGGKSTLANIIDGIYQSYDGIVTFNQLSLRDVDLNTLRDHIAKNVSQDDIFDGTVLDNVTVGKPRSDYSTAIKAIDEVGISDEVNQWPDGLHTNLVSGGKNISTSTAHKLTLARCVAKNPKVIILNDFFQFFEGAEKLKLIKYLTSSEHTWTLLLVSNDPMIMKYCDRVIIMKDGEIVSEGQYEELSADHHLQEVVVNE